One Arcobacter sp. F155 DNA window includes the following coding sequences:
- a CDS encoding sensor histidine kinase codes for MFNKEGIPFFTVTIPFLSILFIAFFATSYHLKVTNETFELNIQQYKKLYASSKIEKETIDILIKEKTKEHEIYQKKFTDFMMVLTIAIIIFMALFSLLMISIINDVVKKYKQQVETEEKKLQNLNKNLASKVAIGIEEGKRKDKAILQQSKLARMGSMISMIAHQWRQPLTELSGVLMELETATRFKKVTDKHILNSIERSDKMIEFMSNTIDDFRNFFKPDKKKEQFSILDSCQKAINLINASLDDSNIKLVVDVKNDKEINGYPTEYSQVILNLLMNARDILVEKRVENPQITITIDTKGILSIVELKDNAGGIKYEHFDLIFDPYFSTKDSSKGTGLGLYISKLIIERNMGGELSVSNDKEGAVFKIVLAG; via the coding sequence ACCATTCCTTTTTTAAGTATTTTATTTATCGCTTTTTTTGCTACTTCATACCACTTAAAAGTGACAAATGAAACCTTTGAGCTAAATATTCAACAATATAAAAAACTTTACGCTTCTTCAAAAATAGAAAAAGAAACTATAGATATATTAATAAAAGAAAAAACTAAAGAGCATGAAATCTATCAAAAAAAGTTTACTGATTTTATGATGGTTTTAACTATTGCAATTATTATATTTATGGCTTTATTTTCACTTCTTATGATTTCAATTATAAATGATGTTGTAAAGAAGTATAAACAGCAAGTTGAAACAGAAGAGAAAAAACTTCAAAACCTAAATAAAAACCTAGCAAGTAAAGTAGCTATTGGAATTGAAGAGGGTAAACGAAAAGATAAAGCTATTTTACAACAATCAAAATTAGCAAGAATGGGTTCTATGATAAGTATGATTGCCCATCAATGGAGACAGCCTTTAACAGAACTTTCTGGTGTGTTAATGGAGCTTGAAACTGCAACTAGATTTAAAAAAGTTACAGATAAACATATTCTAAACTCAATTGAAAGAAGTGATAAGATGATTGAGTTTATGTCAAATACTATTGATGACTTTAGAAACTTCTTTAAACCAGATAAGAAAAAAGAGCAGTTTTCTATTTTAGATTCTTGCCAAAAAGCAATTAATCTAATAAACGCATCTTTAGATGATAGCAATATAAAATTAGTAGTGGATGTTAAGAATGATAAAGAGATAAATGGTTATCCAACAGAGTATTCACAAGTGATTTTAAATCTTTTAATGAATGCAAGGGATATCTTAGTAGAAAAGAGAGTTGAAAATCCACAAATAACAATAACAATTGATACAAAAGGTATCTTAAGTATAGTAGAATTAAAAGATAATGCAGGTGGAATAAAATATGAGCATTTTGATTTGATTTTCGACCCATATTTTAGTACAAAAGATTCTTCAAAAGGTACTGGATTAGGATTATATATTTCAAAACTTATTATTGAAAGAAATATGGGTGGAGAATTAAGTGTCTCAAATGATAAAGAAGGCGCAGTGTTTAAAATAGTATTAGCAGGATAA
- a CDS encoding manganese-dependent inorganic pyrophosphatase has protein sequence MAIYTCGHTTPDSDSICSAISLAYLLNKIGRDATPARQGPVSPESQFILDRFGFEAPELKTEFAGEEIFITDYSDRGQAPADIDEATIVGIVDHHKLGDLTTSTPLECWIRPVGCTNTIVKEMYDYHKVEIPANIAGVMLCAILSDTVIFKSPTCTPIDIEVVRELAEIAGVEDFGALGMEMFKVKSAVEGVPVRDLILRDYKPFDMHGNAVGIGQLEVIDLAIFDSIKDELQADLDKLREENNLHTACLILTDIMKEGSEVLVSSTDTAVFEKAFDVKLENGKVWLDGCLSRKKQIIPFLEPAFA, from the coding sequence ATGGCAATTTATACATGTGGACATACGACTCCTGATTCAGATTCTATTTGTTCAGCGATTTCGTTAGCTTATTTATTAAATAAAATTGGAAGAGACGCAACTCCTGCTAGACAAGGACCAGTTTCTCCTGAGTCTCAATTTATTTTAGACAGATTCGGTTTTGAAGCACCTGAGCTTAAAACTGAGTTTGCTGGTGAAGAGATTTTCATCACTGATTATTCTGATAGAGGACAAGCTCCTGCTGATATTGATGAGGCAACTATTGTTGGTATTGTTGACCACCACAAATTAGGTGACTTAACAACTTCAACTCCACTTGAATGTTGGATTAGACCTGTTGGTTGTACAAATACAATTGTAAAAGAGATGTATGATTATCACAAAGTTGAAATTCCTGCAAATATCGCTGGTGTAATGCTTTGTGCAATTCTTTCTGATACAGTTATTTTCAAATCACCAACTTGTACTCCAATTGATATTGAAGTAGTAAGAGAACTTGCAGAGATTGCTGGAGTTGAAGATTTTGGTGCTTTAGGTATGGAAATGTTCAAAGTAAAATCAGCAGTTGAAGGTGTTCCTGTTAGAGATTTAATTTTAAGAGACTATAAACCATTTGATATGCATGGAAATGCAGTTGGTATTGGTCAATTAGAAGTTATTGATTTAGCAATTTTTGATTCAATCAAAGATGAATTACAAGCTGATTTAGACAAATTAAGAGAAGAAAATAACTTACATACTGCATGTTTAATCTTAACTGATATCATGAAAGAAGGTTCAGAAGTACTTGTTTCTTCAACTGATACAGCAGTATTTGAAAAAGCATTTGATGTAAAACTAGAAAATGGAAAAGTTTGGTTAGACGGTTGTCTTTCAAGAAAAAAACAAATTATTCCTTTCTTAGAACCTGCATTCGCATAA
- a CDS encoding asparaginase domain-containing protein: MKVTVINTGGTFNKRYNPIKGQLEVPSDNIALDKIIASCHNVEFEIKNIVSKDSLDMIDSDREKICEAIKSSENDKVIIVHGTDTVHLTSELIKQRKINKKIVFTGAMVPMSIDEVEATMNFSQALGFLSADVENGTYIAMHGVVVDCSKLVKNRELGQFLIQE, translated from the coding sequence ATGAAAGTAACTGTAATAAATACAGGTGGAACATTTAACAAAAGATATAATCCAATAAAGGGACAACTTGAAGTCCCTTCGGATAATATTGCTTTAGATAAGATAATCGCTTCTTGTCATAATGTAGAGTTTGAGATTAAAAATATAGTTTCAAAAGATAGCCTTGATATGATAGATTCAGATAGAGAAAAAATTTGTGAAGCTATTAAATCAAGTGAAAATGACAAAGTGATTATTGTTCATGGAACAGATACTGTTCACTTAACTTCTGAACTAATAAAACAAAGAAAAATCAATAAAAAAATAGTATTCACTGGTGCTATGGTTCCTATGAGTATTGATGAGGTTGAAGCTACAATGAACTTCTCTCAAGCACTTGGTTTTTTAAGTGCAGATGTTGAGAATGGAACATATATTGCTATGCATGGAGTTGTAGTAGATTGTTCAAAATTAGTAAAAAATAGAGAATTAGGACAATTTTTAATTCAAGAATAA
- a CDS encoding TIGR00266 family protein has protein sequence MTSHEIDYEILGDSMQVVEIELDKDETVIAEAGMMSWMDANIKFETKAGDGSSLNEGFFGKVWGMGKRLLTRESLFMTHFTNTVDKKQKVAFASPFPGKIMAVDLKQTGKLICQKDSFLCAARGTKLDLEFNKRLTTGFFGGEGFILQSLTGDGKAFIHAGGTVVKKELNGEKLIVDTGSLVAFTEGLDYRVEVSSGIKSMLFGGEGIFLTTLEGTGTVYLQSLPFSRLADRIIAQIPQGEGHFDIADK, from the coding sequence ATGACTTCACATGAAATTGATTATGAAATATTAGGTGATTCTATGCAAGTTGTAGAGATAGAACTTGATAAAGATGAGACTGTAATTGCAGAAGCAGGAATGATGTCTTGGATGGATGCAAATATAAAATTTGAAACTAAAGCAGGTGATGGAAGTAGTCTAAATGAAGGCTTCTTTGGAAAAGTATGGGGAATGGGGAAAAGACTTCTTACAAGAGAGTCTTTATTTATGACTCACTTTACAAATACTGTTGATAAAAAACAAAAAGTTGCTTTTGCTTCTCCTTTCCCTGGAAAAATCATGGCTGTTGATTTAAAACAAACTGGAAAACTGATTTGTCAAAAAGACTCTTTTTTATGTGCTGCAAGAGGAACAAAACTTGATTTAGAGTTTAACAAAAGACTTACTACTGGGTTCTTTGGTGGAGAAGGTTTTATTTTACAATCACTTACTGGAGATGGTAAAGCCTTTATTCATGCAGGAGGAACAGTTGTAAAAAAAGAGCTAAATGGTGAAAAACTAATAGTTGATACAGGAAGTTTAGTTGCATTTACTGAAGGTTTAGATTATAGAGTTGAAGTTAGTTCAGGTATCAAATCAATGTTATTTGGTGGAGAAGGAATCTTCTTAACTACTTTAGAAGGAACAGGAACTGTATATTTACAATCTCTACCATTCTCTAGACTTGCTGATAGAATAATTGCACAAATACCACAAGGTGAAGGGCATTTTGATATAGCAGATAAATAA
- the aspA gene encoding aspartate ammonia-lyase, producing the protein MEENFRIETDFLGEKKIPKDAYYGIQTLRASENFDITHTSLSLFPTFIKSLAKVKKACALTNYELGDLNDMQRDAIIQACNEIIDGKFHDQFIVDPIQGGAGTSTNMNANEVIANRALEILKKSRSTYDIVHPNNHVNMSQSTNDVYPTAIKITLYELIYKLKDSLRYLRDSFNEKAVEFKDVLKMGRTQLQDAVPMTLGQEFKTYAVMIDDDIFRLRDCQTLLKEVNLGATAIGTGINTKKAYRKKVINNLRDVTGIDYESASNLIEATQDTGDFVHISGILKRVAIKISKICNDLRLLSSGPRAGLNEINLPKMQPGSSIMPGKVNPVIPEVVNQVAYEVIGADTTIALACEGGQLQLNVFEPLVAYKLFTSINMMRRSFYTLAEKCVKGITANEEICMNNILNSVTLVTCLNPILGYEKSSALAKEALATNKRVYDIILEQELFTKEELDELLHPKNMVNNYDDI; encoded by the coding sequence ATGGAAGAGAATTTCAGAATTGAAACAGATTTTTTAGGTGAAAAAAAGATTCCTAAGGACGCTTACTACGGTATTCAAACATTAAGAGCTAGTGAAAACTTTGACATCACACACACAAGTTTATCACTATTTCCTACTTTTATTAAATCACTTGCAAAAGTTAAAAAAGCTTGTGCTTTAACTAACTATGAATTAGGTGATTTAAATGATATGCAAAGGGATGCAATCATTCAAGCTTGTAATGAGATAATTGATGGTAAGTTCCATGACCAATTTATTGTAGACCCAATTCAAGGTGGAGCAGGAACTTCTACAAATATGAATGCAAATGAAGTAATTGCAAATAGAGCTTTAGAGATATTAAAAAAATCAAGAAGTACATATGATATTGTTCATCCAAACAATCATGTGAATATGTCTCAATCTACAAATGATGTTTATCCAACAGCTATTAAAATCACTCTTTATGAGTTAATCTATAAGTTAAAAGATTCTCTTAGATATTTAAGAGATTCATTCAATGAAAAAGCAGTAGAGTTTAAAGACGTACTTAAAATGGGAAGAACTCAACTTCAAGATGCTGTTCCTATGACTTTAGGTCAAGAGTTTAAAACTTATGCTGTAATGATTGATGATGATATTTTTAGATTAAGAGATTGTCAAACTCTATTAAAAGAGGTAAACCTTGGTGCAACAGCTATTGGTACAGGAATTAATACTAAAAAAGCATATAGAAAAAAAGTAATCAATAATCTTAGAGATGTAACTGGTATTGATTATGAGAGTGCAAGTAACTTAATTGAAGCTACACAAGATACTGGTGATTTTGTTCATATCTCTGGTATTTTAAAAAGAGTTGCAATTAAAATCTCTAAAATATGTAATGACTTAAGACTTCTAAGTTCAGGACCTAGAGCTGGGCTAAATGAAATAAACTTACCTAAAATGCAACCAGGAAGTTCTATTATGCCAGGAAAAGTAAATCCTGTAATTCCAGAAGTTGTAAATCAAGTTGCTTATGAAGTAATTGGAGCTGATACAACTATCGCTTTAGCTTGTGAAGGTGGACAACTACAGTTAAATGTATTTGAACCTTTAGTTGCATATAAACTATTTACTTCTATTAATATGATGAGAAGATCTTTTTATACTTTAGCTGAAAAATGTGTGAAAGGTATTACTGCAAATGAAGAGATTTGTATGAACAATATCTTAAACTCAGTTACTCTTGTAACTTGTCTAAACCCAATTTTAGGATATGAAAAGAGTTCAGCTTTAGCAAAAGAAGCACTTGCAACAAACAAAAGAGTATATGATATTATTTTAGAGCAAGAGCTATTTACAAAAGAAGAGTTAGATGAGCTTCTACATCCAAAAAACATGGTAAATAACTACGACGATATTTAA
- a CDS encoding FRG domain-containing protein, translated as MFNLLVTGQREVWKNREYIYPRSRFLEYTDEKILKKFKNLTDKNISELKSFPCLFMYELKNDSKNDVYLGFLKNIKERENGTNLLIEFEIDFDVNISLDDILKLSEYLDIRKWEKYRTHWAIKDDDLLTRLVDNSIINIQKKEELIERINNRLKELIQIKENKYLTDKRNEDGKVSSLRGFINKVLDFDGKDESEIFYRGHSDKDKYKLEPSLFRKDIKGNYLYLENEDKLYKELIATNPSEFMTDNSTIDILMRMQHYSLPTRLLDITSNPLIALYFACKSNIDKKGEIVIFNIKKDFIKYSDSDTVSCIANLVKLPKQEKDRIDFTLVKEDFNQQSSIKRLLHLIKEEKSFFEPKIEPDDLKKIICIKGKKNNDRISSQSGSFLLFGLDSIFQEGGGIEDISISRILIEDKEKILKELDLLNINESTVFPYIENSAKYVANKFKFK; from the coding sequence ATGTTTAATCTTCTTGTAACAGGACAAAGAGAAGTATGGAAAAATAGAGAATATATTTATCCTAGAAGTAGATTTCTTGAGTATACTGATGAAAAAATATTAAAAAAGTTCAAAAACCTTACTGATAAAAATATTAGTGAATTAAAATCTTTTCCTTGTTTGTTTATGTATGAGCTAAAGAACGATAGTAAAAATGATGTATATCTTGGTTTTCTAAAAAACATAAAAGAACGTGAAAATGGTACTAATCTTTTAATAGAATTTGAAATTGATTTTGATGTAAATATTTCTCTTGATGATATACTAAAATTATCAGAGTATCTTGATATTCGTAAATGGGAAAAGTATAGAACACATTGGGCAATTAAAGATGATGATTTATTAACTAGACTTGTAGATAATTCAATAATTAATATTCAAAAAAAAGAAGAGTTAATTGAAAGAATTAATAATAGATTGAAAGAATTAATACAAATTAAAGAAAATAAGTATCTTACTGATAAAAGAAATGAAGATGGTAAAGTATCAAGTTTAAGAGGTTTTATTAATAAGGTTTTGGATTTTGATGGTAAAGATGAATCAGAAATTTTTTATAGAGGGCACTCAGATAAAGATAAATATAAATTAGAACCATCTTTATTTAGAAAAGATATAAAAGGAAATTATTTATATTTAGAAAATGAAGATAAATTATATAAAGAGTTAATAGCTACAAATCCATCAGAGTTTATGACAGATAATTCTACAATAGATATCTTAATGAGAATGCAACATTACTCTTTACCTACAAGGTTATTAGATATTACTTCAAATCCACTTATTGCTCTTTATTTTGCTTGTAAATCAAATATTGATAAAAAAGGAGAAATTGTAATTTTTAATATAAAAAAAGATTTTATTAAATACTCTGATTCTGATACTGTAAGTTGTATTGCTAATTTGGTTAAACTTCCTAAACAGGAAAAAGATAGAATAGATTTTACTTTAGTAAAAGAAGATTTTAATCAACAATCTTCGATAAAAAGATTGTTACATTTAATAAAAGAAGAAAAGTCTTTTTTTGAACCTAAAATTGAACCAGATGATTTAAAAAAAATAATATGTATAAAAGGGAAAAAGAATAATGATAGAATTTCTTCTCAATCAGGTTCTTTTTTATTATTTGGCTTAGACTCCATATTTCAAGAGGGGGGGGGAATAGAAGATATTTCTATTTCAAGAATACTAATTGAAGATAAAGAAAAAATACTTAAAGAGCTAGATTTGTTAAATATAAATGAAAGTACAGTTTTTCCATATATAGAAAATTCAGCAAAATATGTTGCAAACAAATTTAAATTTAAATAA
- a CDS encoding response regulator transcription factor — MDEKLLEELKSVPILCVEDEDGIRQIIVETLKYYFDEVYEARDGEEAYEIYQEYKPKIILSDIQMKNCNGIEFVRRVRKEDTSTVIFMLTAYSNEEYLFDLINLNINHFILKPLNLKKLNEALMKYVSKSQEPIELCEDMYLDLQKREISYNGETIILRKREKEFLQLLYEKKDSILTYIQIEDELWAEREMTSHALKSFIKDLRHKLPVNVIKNVPQEGYTLAKFD, encoded by the coding sequence ATGGATGAAAAGTTATTAGAAGAGTTAAAAAGTGTTCCAATTTTATGTGTTGAAGATGAAGATGGAATTAGACAGATTATAGTAGAGACTTTAAAGTATTATTTTGATGAGGTTTATGAAGCAAGAGATGGTGAAGAAGCTTATGAAATATACCAAGAGTATAAGCCTAAAATCATTCTTTCAGATATACAAATGAAAAACTGCAATGGAATAGAGTTTGTAAGAAGAGTTAGGAAAGAGGATACTTCAACTGTAATATTTATGTTGACAGCTTACTCTAATGAAGAGTATTTATTTGATTTAATAAACTTAAATATTAATCACTTTATTTTAAAGCCTTTAAATCTTAAAAAGCTAAATGAAGCTTTAATGAAGTATGTAAGTAAATCACAAGAGCCAATTGAACTTTGTGAAGATATGTATTTAGATTTACAAAAGCGTGAGATTAGTTATAATGGTGAGACTATAATATTAAGAAAAAGAGAGAAAGAGTTTTTACAACTTTTATATGAGAAAAAAGATTCCATATTAACTTATATTCAAATCGAAGATGAGCTATGGGCTGAAAGAGAGATGACAAGCCATGCTTTAAAGTCATTTATCAAGGATTTAAGACATAAGTTACCAGTGAATGTAATCAAAAATGTTCCCCAAGAAGGGTATACTTTAGCAAAATTTGATTAA